One Equus asinus isolate D_3611 breed Donkey chromosome 26, EquAss-T2T_v2, whole genome shotgun sequence genomic window carries:
- the LOC106840892 gene encoding leukocyte immunoglobulin-like receptor subfamily A member 6: MGDRARTPTLTALLCLGLCWGPCDQVQAGAAPKPSIWADPGPMVSRGSPMTIWCQGSLQADVYHLYKDRVSKPLDTEAPQNSSKKAGFSIESMSTHTAGLYQCAYHSRRKGWSERSDPLLLVVTGVYPAPSLSAHPGHVVTSGGNVSLSCSSEVTGDTFYLLKEGGAGPPRQMQSRTFRGRWQAVFSVGPMNASHGGTYRCYYNSSSYPHTWSYPSNPLPLEVTGVYREPSLSAQPGSLVFSGDNLTLQCRSGAGFDRFALTKDEGLTSPQHLHGQHSPYFPLGHVSHTHGGQYRCYSGHNLSHAWSAPSDPLDILIVGMYEKPSISAQPGPSVSWGEKVTLQCRSEISLDSFHLSKEGSPAAPQLLRLQDAAAPFQASFTIGPVTSNHEGNYTCYSSDSTFPYLLSLPSDTLELLVSAPRPQDYTVENLIRMGGAALILVVLGILLFQARDSPGSLEDAARRAMST, from the exons ATGGGAGACAGAGCCAGGACACCTACCCTCACTGCCCTTCTCTGCCTTG GGCTGTGTTGGGGCCCATGTGACCAGGTACAGGCAG GAGCTGCCCCCAAACCCTCCATCTGGGCTGACCCAGGCCCCATGGTAAGCAGGGGGAGCCCTATGACCATCTGGTGTCAGGGATCTCTGCAGGCTGATGTCTACCATCTCTATAAAGACAGGGTCTCTAAACCCTTGGATACAGAGGCCCCACAGAACTCCAGCAAAAAGGCTGGTTTCTCCATTGAATCTATGAGCACACATACTGCAGGGCTGTATCAGTGTGCATATCACAGCAGGAGGAAGGGCTGGTCGGAGCGCAGTGACCCCCTGCTTCTGGTGGTGACAG gaGTATACCCTGCACCTTCCCTCTCAGCCCACCCAGGCCATGTGGTGACTTCAGGAGGGAATGTGTCCCTCTCATGTAGCTCAGAGGTCACAGGGGACACTTTCTATCTGCTGAAGGAAGGAGGAGCTGGCCCACCCAGACAGATGCAATCGAGGACCTTTCGTGGGAGGTGGCAGGCTGTCTTCTCTGTGGGTCCCATGAACGCCTCCCATGGAGGGACCTATAGATGCTATTATAATTCCAGCTCCTACCCCCATACCTGGTCATACCCCAGCAACCCTCTACCTCTTGAGGTCACAG GCGTGTATAGGGAGCCCTCCCTCTCAGCCCAGCCTGGCTCGCTGGTGTTCTCAGGAGACAACCTGACCCTCCAGTGTCGCTCAGGAGCTGGCTTTGACAGATTTGCTCTGACCAAGGATGAGGGGCTCACATCCCCCCAGCATCTTCATGGGCAGCACAGCCCCTACTTCCCCCTCGGCCATGTGAGCCACACCCATGGGGGCCAGTACAGATGCTACAGTGGACACAACCTCTCCCATGCATGGTCGGCTCCCAGCGACCCCCTGGACATCTTGATTGTGG GGATGTATGAGAAACCCTCCATCTCAGCCCAGCCAGGGCCCTCAGTGTCCTGGGGAGAGAAGGTGACCCTGCAGTGTCGCTCTGAGATCTCGTTGGATAGCTTCCATCTGTCCAAGGAGGGGTCACCTGCTGCTCCCCAGCTCCTTCGTCTGCAGGACGCAGCTGCTCCCTTTCAGGCCAGCTTCACCATCGGTCCTGTGACCTCAAACCACGAGGGAAACTACACATGCTACAGTTCAGACAGCACCTTCCCCTATCTATTGTCACTCCCCAGTGACACTCTGGAGCTCCTAGTCTCAG CCCCACGTCCACAAGACTACACAGTGGAGAATCTCATCCGGATGGGTGGAGCTGCCTTGATCCTGGTGGTCCTTGGGATACTGCTATTTCAGGCTCGTGACAGCCCAGGAAGTTTAGAAGATGCAGCCAGGAG AGCAATGAGCACATGA